Proteins found in one Verrucomicrobiia bacterium genomic segment:
- a CDS encoding DUF5668 domain-containing protein has product MQASEGKCGCPCHKMPGLFIVLIGLTFLLGALNVLSPRAVEIIWPILVILAGLKKMFSGMCKCCNSA; this is encoded by the coding sequence ATGCAAGCGTCGGAAGGTAAGTGCGGTTGCCCCTGCCACAAGATGCCTGGTCTGTTTATCGTCTTGATCGGTTTGACCTTCTTGTTGGGCGCGTTGAACGTACTCAGCCCCCGGGCCGTCGAGATCATCTGGCCGATCCTAGTGATCCTCGCGGGATTGAAGAAGATGTTTAGCGGCATGTGCAAGTGTTGTAACTCGGCGTAG
- a CDS encoding SRPBCC domain-containing protein, which produces MTREIKHRVTIRATPAKVYAALMDEKKHAQFTDARARIERRVGGTFTCYGTYINGITLELQPGKRIVQAWRSRNWPKGIYTIVTFKLSKAAGGRTTLRFSQMGVPASDYREKNKGWRTHYWVPLKRYLEDRKH; this is translated from the coding sequence GTGACCAGGGAAATCAAACATCGGGTAACGATTCGCGCCACGCCGGCCAAGGTTTACGCAGCGTTGATGGATGAGAAAAAGCACGCGCAGTTTACGGACGCACGGGCCCGGATCGAGCGGCGGGTGGGAGGGACGTTTACGTGTTACGGCACGTACATAAACGGGATCACCCTGGAATTGCAGCCCGGCAAACGCATTGTGCAGGCGTGGCGGTCGCGGAATTGGCCCAAGGGGATTTATACGATTGTCACGTTCAAACTCTCCAAGGCGGCCGGGGGCCGGACGACGCTACGCTTCTCGCAAATGGGTGTGCCGGCAAGTGATTACCGGGAGAAGAACAAGGGTTGGCGGACACATTATTGGGTGCCGCTGAAGCGATACCTGGAAGACCGGAAACATTAG
- a CDS encoding helix-turn-helix transcriptional regulator: MSTSKSDTRKIFTANFRMLLSAASWTQTEAAQQLGVSQGSVSDFTSGKRVPSTKGIESIAYRLGVPAEVFTSRLIPLDQMRKLLSGKRSSRVAESSASYRISQPDLPGLRKLKQRWKRKSVNRDEIRVAIRVLFRDQADEFIAWLDAT; encoded by the coding sequence ATGTCAACATCAAAATCCGATACTCGTAAGATATTCACTGCCAACTTTCGTATGTTGCTGTCGGCTGCCAGTTGGACGCAGACAGAAGCCGCACAGCAGCTGGGCGTCAGCCAGGGGTCGGTGAGCGACTTCACGTCCGGCAAACGCGTGCCGTCCACCAAGGGCATTGAGTCAATCGCCTACCGTTTGGGAGTCCCAGCCGAGGTCTTTACATCCAGGCTCATTCCGCTGGATCAAATGCGCAAATTGCTCTCGGGCAAACGCTCGTCGCGGGTCGCCGAATCCAGTGCGTCCTACCGCATCAGCCAGCCAGACCTTCCCGGGCTCCGCAAGCTGAAGCAGCGCTGGAAACGAAAATCCGTAAACCGCGACGAAATCAGAGTCGCCATTCGCGTCTTGTTTCGGGACCAGGCCGATGAGTTCATAGCGTGGCTTGATGCGACGTAA
- a CDS encoding DedA family protein/thiosulfate sulfurtransferase GlpE: MNEILDFMVRYGLLVLFVVVFIEQLGAPLPSPPFLLAAGGLAGVGKMNPLLALLMATLGSLLADTIWFYVGRHRGNRILKLLCRISLEPDSCVRRTEDVFVKHGMRGIVFAKFIPGLGTVMPPLAGMYRVNLRRFLAFDGFGAMLYVGCFLVLGLLFRNQLQEVAEWLDRLGRGAIILLASLLVAYIAFKYINRQRTLRKLHMARITAEELRQRQEAGQDIYIVDVRSSLAAQGDPYRIPGARHMLLDEVQKWAPEIPRDREVVLYCSCPNDASAVRAALALYKRGITRVRPLAGGIDAWRERSYPLESLTVFAGEETITAVPETQ; encoded by the coding sequence ATGAATGAGATCCTCGATTTCATGGTGCGTTATGGGTTGCTGGTCTTGTTCGTGGTCGTCTTCATCGAACAACTGGGCGCGCCGCTGCCGTCCCCGCCGTTTCTGCTGGCCGCCGGAGGTCTGGCGGGCGTTGGCAAAATGAATCCGTTGCTGGCGCTCCTGATGGCCACGTTGGGCTCGCTGCTGGCGGATACCATCTGGTTCTACGTGGGGCGCCATCGCGGCAACCGCATCCTCAAACTTCTGTGCCGCATTTCGCTCGAACCGGATTCGTGTGTCCGACGAACCGAGGATGTTTTCGTAAAGCACGGTATGCGGGGTATTGTTTTCGCAAAATTCATCCCCGGCCTCGGTACGGTCATGCCGCCGCTGGCAGGGATGTACCGGGTCAATCTCCGCCGGTTCCTGGCATTCGACGGTTTTGGGGCGATGCTATACGTGGGGTGTTTCCTGGTGCTGGGGCTTCTTTTTCGCAACCAACTTCAGGAAGTAGCCGAGTGGCTGGATCGGCTGGGCCGCGGCGCGATCATCCTGTTGGCGTCATTGTTGGTGGCCTACATCGCCTTCAAGTATATCAACCGGCAAAGGACCCTGCGGAAATTGCACATGGCGCGCATCACGGCCGAGGAGCTTCGCCAGCGGCAGGAGGCGGGACAGGACATATACATCGTGGACGTCCGCTCCAGCCTCGCCGCGCAGGGCGATCCCTACCGCATTCCCGGCGCGCGGCATATGTTGCTGGATGAAGTGCAGAAGTGGGCCCCTGAAATCCCGCGTGATCGGGAGGTGGTGCTCTACTGCTCCTGTCCAAATGACGCCAGCGCCGTCCGCGCGGCGTTGGCGCTTTACAAGCGCGGCATCACCCGCGTCCGTCCGCTGGCGGGAGGGATCGACGCGTGGCGGGAGCGCAGTTATCCCCTCGAGTCACTCACCGTATTTGCTGGGGAGGAAACGATCACAGCCGTGCCAGAAACTCAGTAA
- a CDS encoding YtxH domain-containing protein: MSENNSTPVGGYLAAFAIGALAGAGIALLYAPQSGEETRKLLAAKGRDLGGKARDGLENARGFFEDKKAEISAAVEAGKEAMREERAKHQRHV, encoded by the coding sequence ATGTCTGAAAACAATTCAACTCCAGTAGGCGGTTATTTGGCGGCGTTCGCTATCGGCGCGCTCGCCGGTGCCGGGATTGCCCTGCTCTACGCCCCCCAGTCCGGCGAGGAGACTCGAAAGTTGCTCGCTGCCAAGGGCAGGGATCTTGGCGGTAAGGCGAGAGACGGCCTCGAGAATGCCCGGGGTTTCTTTGAAGACAAGAAGGCGGAGATTTCGGCCGCTGTCGAAGCCGGCAAGGAAGCGATGCGCGAAGAGCGGGCCAAACACCAGAGACACGTCTAG
- a CDS encoding DUF948 domain-containing protein: protein MSTALQVALFIASVAFTVLMVCLIPIVFRVWRQVEKLVGTSDRLHEKLHVLVEDSRELVRHMTQFSKLANQQLDDMSQITHTVRQWSERADRLVDEVGSAIEPPVHSLVRNMNLFRAGFTTFLEVLLHRNHHNQEKKEADHV from the coding sequence ATGTCAACGGCTTTACAGGTCGCGTTGTTTATCGCATCGGTGGCGTTTACGGTCCTGATGGTTTGCCTGATTCCCATTGTCTTTCGAGTTTGGCGACAAGTGGAGAAGTTGGTTGGTACATCAGACCGCTTGCACGAAAAGCTCCACGTCCTCGTCGAGGACAGCCGCGAATTGGTGCGACACATGACCCAGTTTTCCAAGCTTGCCAATCAGCAACTGGACGATATGAGCCAGATCACGCACACCGTGCGCCAATGGAGCGAGCGGGCGGATCGTCTTGTGGACGAGGTCGGATCGGCGATTGAGCCGCCTGTGCATTCGTTGGTGCGGAACATGAACCTGTTCCGCGCCGGATTCACCACATTTCTAGAGGTCTTGCTGCATCGAAATCATCACAACCAGGAAAAAAAGGAGGCAGATCATGTCTGA